Proteins encoded together in one Micromonospora auratinigra window:
- a CDS encoding selenium-binding protein SBP56-related protein, with translation MLTAIRNRRVFVRLGAVTAAMAVVFALSEQPGVQAAPVDLLTSSVVGTDGHTYTATNHLVRDDRVGRHRAPREFLLAWAGDETPSGAAAAPAGAHHAAVGTTGDPDFLAVIDVTKGSPDYGKVVNTVTMSPVTGNEPHHLQYVWHKGERLYAHGIFSDITYVLDASRLPQISLVGINLSTDTPCGSLPDASWVLKDGTAYVTYMGGPDVPGPCRYPNGEVRNGNGFGGTPGEVVRIGPDGRTLAEVPVDRPEGDSTGTCASLPQVQPATCANPHGIQVREDLDLMVVSDFAEARNYLDPTSQVIDPYLLRDTIRIFDIKKRNAPRLLSVSHLPEGPRVDQIPAFSEPRMVMENAVTNQRRHKGVFASTMAGGAIFYTPDVTVPNPQWREIFDDTTAYRAFDTTGLLTGSNSGGSWLQVSLDDRFLFHAVMGSDPRQPRDVNSGMLYVLDIQKLLAAGRDVRCKIDTVGEVSAGGVEPDCPALMGVVPLRDAVSPLLGVGPHWGAIDHFGPTPGRGGKLREQERIERVATSNYFVAQSGIDGDHRVCLIDIAPDGRPTLDSTFRDEYAGQPCVSFNRARWPHGATGNARPHGVLFAVADADLH, from the coding sequence GTGCTCACAGCAATACGCAACCGTCGAGTCTTCGTCCGGCTGGGGGCCGTCACGGCCGCCATGGCCGTGGTCTTCGCGCTGTCCGAGCAGCCCGGGGTCCAGGCCGCCCCGGTGGACCTGCTCACCTCCAGCGTGGTCGGCACCGACGGGCACACCTACACCGCCACCAACCATCTGGTCCGCGACGACCGGGTCGGCCGGCACCGCGCGCCCCGCGAGTTCCTGCTCGCCTGGGCCGGCGACGAGACCCCCTCCGGCGCGGCGGCGGCCCCCGCCGGCGCGCACCACGCGGCCGTCGGCACCACCGGCGACCCCGACTTCCTGGCCGTCATCGACGTCACCAAGGGCTCGCCCGACTACGGCAAGGTGGTCAACACCGTCACCATGTCGCCGGTGACCGGCAATGAGCCGCACCACCTCCAGTACGTCTGGCACAAGGGTGAACGGCTCTACGCGCACGGCATCTTCAGCGACATCACCTACGTGCTGGACGCCTCCCGTCTGCCGCAGATCAGCCTGGTCGGCATCAACCTGTCCACCGACACCCCGTGCGGGTCGCTGCCCGACGCCTCCTGGGTGCTCAAGGACGGCACCGCGTACGTCACCTACATGGGCGGCCCGGACGTGCCGGGACCCTGCCGCTACCCCAACGGCGAGGTCCGCAACGGCAACGGGTTCGGCGGCACGCCGGGCGAGGTGGTCCGGATCGGGCCGGACGGGCGCACCCTGGCCGAGGTCCCGGTGGACCGGCCGGAGGGGGACAGCACCGGCACCTGCGCCAGCCTCCCCCAGGTGCAGCCGGCCACCTGCGCCAACCCGCACGGCATCCAGGTGCGCGAGGACCTCGACCTGATGGTGGTCAGCGACTTCGCCGAGGCCCGCAACTATCTCGACCCGACCAGCCAGGTGATCGACCCGTACCTGCTGCGCGACACCATCCGGATCTTCGACATCAAGAAGCGGAACGCGCCCCGGCTGCTCTCCGTCTCGCACCTGCCGGAGGGCCCCCGGGTGGACCAGATCCCGGCCTTCTCCGAGCCCCGGATGGTGATGGAGAACGCGGTCACCAACCAGCGCCGGCACAAGGGCGTGTTCGCCTCCACCATGGCCGGTGGTGCGATCTTCTACACCCCCGACGTCACCGTGCCGAACCCGCAGTGGCGGGAGATCTTCGACGACACCACCGCGTACCGGGCGTTCGACACCACCGGCCTGCTCACCGGGTCCAACTCCGGCGGCAGCTGGCTCCAGGTCAGCCTCGACGACCGGTTCCTGTTCCACGCGGTGATGGGCTCCGACCCGCGCCAGCCGCGTGACGTCAACAGCGGCATGCTCTACGTCCTGGACATCCAGAAGCTGCTGGCGGCCGGCCGGGACGTCCGCTGCAAGATCGATACGGTCGGCGAGGTGAGCGCCGGTGGCGTAGAGCCGGACTGCCCGGCGCTGATGGGCGTCGTGCCGCTGCGCGACGCGGTGTCGCCGCTGCTCGGCGTCGGCCCGCACTGGGGGGCCATCGACCACTTCGGCCCGACCCCGGGCCGGGGCGGGAAGCTGCGCGAGCAGGAGCGGATCGAGCGGGTCGCCACCTCGAACTACTTCGTGGCCCAGTCCGGCATCGACGGTGACCACCGGGTCTGCCTGATCGACATCGCCCCCGACGGGCGACCGACGCTGGACAGCACCTTCCGCGACGAGTACGCCGGCCAGCCCTGCGTCAGCTTCAACCGGGCCCGCTGGCCGCACGGCGCCACGGGCAACGCCCGACCCCACGGGGTCCTGTTCGCCGTCGCCGATGCCGACCTCCACTGA
- a CDS encoding class I SAM-dependent methyltransferase — protein sequence MNSQAVRAQQITEWTLCAGAWREYRANFVEPSRPITETMLRLADLRPGERVLDLACGVGNPALDAAARVGADGHVLGLDLVEAMVDGARAVAAEAGVRNVEFRTIPDERTLGVPDATFDAATCRAGLQYMPDRAGAMEAVLRALRPGGRFVAMTLGSAERCMPFQLTNGIVSRHVPLPAKAPDDDSGPVGLSSLKELVHLFGEAGFVDLRTEVFEAPIFEAADPASAWEFFARTAGPFIPLLESLPEPTRQAIHEDAVRTFGAAFPDGPVRPTGEVLVVCGRRPD from the coding sequence ATGAACTCGCAGGCCGTCCGTGCCCAGCAGATCACCGAGTGGACGCTGTGCGCCGGGGCGTGGCGGGAGTACCGCGCCAACTTCGTCGAGCCGAGCCGCCCGATCACCGAGACCATGCTGCGCCTGGCCGACCTGCGTCCCGGCGAGCGGGTGCTCGACCTGGCCTGCGGCGTCGGCAACCCGGCGCTCGACGCCGCCGCCCGGGTCGGGGCGGACGGTCACGTGCTCGGGCTCGACCTGGTCGAGGCGATGGTCGACGGCGCCCGGGCGGTGGCGGCCGAGGCCGGGGTCCGCAACGTCGAGTTCCGCACCATCCCCGACGAGCGCACCCTCGGCGTCCCGGACGCCACCTTCGACGCGGCCACCTGCCGGGCCGGCCTGCAGTACATGCCGGACCGGGCGGGCGCGATGGAGGCGGTGCTGCGGGCGCTGCGCCCCGGCGGCCGGTTCGTCGCGATGACCCTCGGCTCGGCCGAACGCTGCATGCCTTTCCAGCTCACCAACGGCATCGTCAGCCGGCACGTGCCGCTGCCGGCGAAGGCCCCCGACGACGACTCCGGCCCGGTCGGCCTCTCCTCGCTCAAGGAGCTGGTCCACCTCTTCGGCGAGGCGGGCTTCGTCGACCTGCGCACCGAGGTCTTCGAGGCGCCGATCTTCGAGGCGGCCGACCCGGCCTCGGCCTGGGAGTTCTTCGCCCGTACCGCCGGGCCGTTCATCCCGCTGCTGGAGTCGCTGCCCGAGCCGACCCGCCAGGCCATCCACGAGGACGCGGTGCGCACCTTCGGCGCCGCCTTCCCGGACGGCCCGGTCCGGCCGACCGGGGAGGTCCTGGTGGTCTGCGGCCGGCGGCCGGACTGA
- a CDS encoding class I SAM-dependent methyltransferase — MSMPVPDRASVLDQQRQTWDSVSEGWQVWRETFERGGAAVTRALLDLSAPRPGERVLDVGSGCGEPALSAAHAVGADGRVLGIDISPAMTEIARRRAADLPQARFEVGDLVDLDLPEHSFDVVLSRWALMFLPERAAALRALHAVLVPGGRLAAAVWGPAGEAPVVGLPFRAIMPRVQGPTPPPPPPPDAPGPYAMADPERCHAELTAAGFVDVRVERVRAPFWVESPEVFTAYTRALLPEQVTAMLREWLGSADDPGLWADVAALAEEYRAADGTVQLPSTVLLLSGVAGK, encoded by the coding sequence ATGAGCATGCCGGTGCCCGACCGGGCGAGCGTCCTCGACCAGCAGCGACAGACCTGGGACTCGGTCAGCGAGGGGTGGCAGGTCTGGCGGGAGACCTTCGAGCGCGGCGGCGCGGCGGTGACCCGTGCCCTGCTCGACCTCTCCGCGCCGCGGCCGGGGGAGCGGGTGCTCGACGTGGGCAGCGGCTGTGGCGAGCCCGCGCTCTCCGCCGCGCACGCCGTCGGGGCGGACGGTCGGGTGCTCGGCATCGACATCTCCCCGGCGATGACCGAGATCGCCCGTCGCCGGGCCGCCGACCTGCCGCAGGCCCGCTTCGAGGTCGGCGACCTCGTCGACCTCGACCTGCCGGAGCACTCGTTCGACGTGGTGCTCAGCCGCTGGGCGCTGATGTTCCTGCCGGAGCGGGCCGCCGCGCTGCGCGCCCTGCACGCCGTGCTGGTTCCCGGCGGGCGGCTCGCCGCCGCGGTGTGGGGGCCGGCGGGGGAGGCCCCGGTGGTGGGGCTGCCGTTCCGCGCCATCATGCCCCGCGTCCAGGGTCCGACGCCCCCGCCCCCGCCGCCGCCCGACGCGCCCGGCCCGTACGCGATGGCCGACCCGGAACGCTGCCACGCGGAGCTGACCGCGGCCGGTTTCGTCGACGTACGGGTCGAACGGGTCCGCGCCCCGTTCTGGGTCGAGTCGCCCGAGGTGTTCACCGCGTACACGAGGGCGCTGCTGCCCGAACAGGTCACGGCGATGCTGCGGGAGTGGCTCGGCTCGGCCGACGACCCGGGGCTCTGGGCCGACGTGGCCGCACTGGCCGAGGAGTACCGCGCGGCCGACGGCACCGTCCAGCTCCCCTCGACCGTGCTGCTCCTGAGTGGAGTGGCCGGCAAGTAG